A genomic region of Nymphaea colorata isolate Beijing-Zhang1983 chromosome 2, ASM883128v2, whole genome shotgun sequence contains the following coding sequences:
- the LOC116247153 gene encoding uncharacterized protein LOC116247153 isoform X4, with protein MGIKAPSLQDFIMRARVLKLYRDALRTARRAPPHSRDELKQAMRQEMEKNRNCHDRQRIRFLISEGTQRLRDLDQMLDMQGHSQ; from the exons GATTTCATCATGCGTGCTCGTGTACTGAAGCTCTACAGGGATGCATTGAGGACTGCTCGGCGAGCTCCTCCTCACTCCAGAG ATGAGCTGAAGCAAGCAATGAGGCAAGAAATGGAGAAGAACCGGAATTGTCATGACAGGCAGAGAATTCGCTTTCTGATTAGTGAAGGAACACAGAGATTAAGAGACTTAGACCAGATGCTTGATATGCAGGGACATTCTCAGTAA